From a region of the Dictyostelium discoideum AX4 chromosome 2 chromosome, whole genome shotgun sequence genome:
- the chcA gene encoding clathrin heavy chain, translating to MTNLPIRFQEVLQLTNLGIGSNSIGFSTLTMESEKYICIRETTPDDKNNVVIIDTDNPSQILRKQMKTDAAIMNPKEPILALKIGQVLQLISIEQKMQLKSCQMQEPLEFWKWISPNTLALVTATSVFHWTKEGNSDPVKVFDRHPDLQNTEIINYRSDSTQNWLVLVAIHQRDGRVVGRIQLYSVEKQISQSIEGHAACFANYIVPGATRPSTLFAISSRTQNASKILVLEVSKGDGPNFQKRASDVFYPPEIGASDFPVAMQVSEKYEVIYMVTKLGYIHLFDLGTANLIYRNRISNENIFVTAFEESTNGIIAVNRKGQVLSVSIDDKNIIPYICNTLNNLELAISMACKNNLPGAEGLLTTQFERYFQQGQYKEAAKVAADSPGSILRNLQTIQKFQSIPPIPDQPSALLQYFGMLLEKGKLNKVESLELVRPVLAQGKKPILEKWLTEDKLECSEQLGDEVRPHDRKLALSIYYRANASDKVITLFAETGEFDKIIAYCKKFNYKPDFMFLLQRMANANPMGAADFAVKLVKEEGGPYIDANQVVELFSARNMIQETSNFLFAILDGDRPQDANLQTKLLEINLLHAPQNADAIMGGQKFTHYNRLRIGGLCEKAGLYQRALEHYTDLADIKRVLSHAGHMVNQEFLVSYFGSLNPEDRMECMRDFLRTNPRQNLQLVVAIAVSYSDQITPEAIIAMFESFRLYEGLYLYLTQVVVTSTSPEVHFKYIEAAAKINQFKEVERMCRDSNYYDPEKTRDFLKEAKLPDQLPLIIVCDRYEFISDLTNYLYKNNLSKYIEAYVQKINPVNTPLVVGALLDLDCQEDYLRNLIMSVRNMCPADSLVEQVEKRNRLKLLLPWLEARVAEGNIEPAIHNALAKIYIDSNKNPEAFLLHNQFYDSKVVGKYCEKRDPYLSFVAYKRGLCDYELIEVTNKNTLFKNQARYLVERQDPDLWAYVLSDQNEYKRSLIDQVVQTALPESTNATEVSATVKAFMDANLPNELIELLEKIVLEGKEFKTAKELQNLLILTAIRADKSRVTDYINRLDNFDGSKLAPIAIESQLYEEAFFMYKKFQFNVEAIDVLITHIGSIERAHDFAERCNQTEVYSKLGVAQLKAEMVKECIESFIKANDTEHYQEVVAAAERKDEYEDLVKFLQMCRKKIKEPAIESELIFAYAKVNKLAEMEDFINSPNSAHIQVVGDRCFENGLYEAAKVLYTNISNFSRLTSCLVKLGQYQAAVDAARKANSTKTWKEVSAACIDAKEFRLAQVCGINIIVHGDELEELIRQYEDRGYFNELISLLESGLASERAHVGMFTELAILYSKYKEEKLMEHLKLFYSRLNVPKVIKACQANQQWPQLTYLYIHYDEHDNAIQTMINHSIEAWDHVLFKETIPKVAKLDLYYSAISFYLEEQPLLINDLLSVLSPRIDHTRAVTLIRSLGHLPLVKPYLVSAQDQNVAALNEALNELYVEEEDYESLRSSIDANSNFGTIALAQKLEKHELLEFRRIAAYLYKKNNRWAQSVELSKKDKLYKDAIQSASDSKNPAIGEELLQYFVDQQNNSAFAACLYTCYDFLKPDAVIELAWRNNILNYSFPYLIQYVKEYTTKVDQLVDDFKARQKKTEEEKEQQNIESSQYQPDLTNLSYGYAATGGMLALPPAVGYQQQQQPQQMYNPNQMMGGFQQNYNQYGGF from the exons ATGACCAATTTACCAATTAGATTTCAAGAAGTTCTCCAa cTTACAAATTTAGGTATTGGATCCaattcaattggtttttCAACCTTAACAATGGAGAGTGAAAAATACATTTGTATTCGTGAAACTACACcagatgataaaaataatgttgtAATTATTGATACTGACAATCCATCACAAATTCTTAGAAAACAAATGAAAACAGATGCTGCAATTATGAATCCAAAAGAACCAATTTTAGcattaaaaa ttggacaagttttacaattaatttcaattgaacaaAAAATGCAATTAAAATCATGTCAAATGCAAGAACCATTAGAATTTTGGAAATGGATATCACCAAATACATTAGCATTAGTTACAGCAACATCTGTATTTCATTGGACAAAAGAAGGTAATTCAGATCCAGTTAAAGTTTTTGATCGTCATCCAGATTTACAAAATACAGAGATTATAAACTATCGTTCAGATAGCACACAAAATTGGTTAGTTTTAGTAGCAATTCATCAAAGAGATGGACGTGTAGTTGGTCGTATTCAATTATACTCTGTAGAGAAACAAATCAGTCAATCCATTGAAGGTCATGCAGCATGTTTTGCCAACTACATTGTACCAGGTGCAACTAGACCATCAACATTGTTTGCAATTTCATCACGTACTCAAAATGCATCAAAGATATTGGTATTGGAGGTTAGTAAAGGTGATGGACCAAACTTCCAAAAACGTGCCTCTGACGTTTTCTACCCACCAGAGATTGGTGCTTCCGATTTCCCAGTGGCAATGCAAGTCTCTGAAAAGTATGAAGTCATCTATATGGTCACTAAATTGGGTTACATTCATCTCTTTGATTTGGGTACAGCAAATCTCATCTACAGAAATCGTATTAgcaatgaaaatatatttgtaACTGCTTTCGAAGAGAGCACCAACGGTATCATTGCCGTCAATAGAAAGGGTCAAGTCTTATCGGTTTCAATCGATGACAAAAACATCATTCCATACATTTGCAATACACTCAACAATTTAGAGTTGGCCATTTCAATGGCTTGTAAAAACAATTTACCAGGTGCTGAAGGTTTACTCACCACTCAATTCGAACGTTATTTCCAACAAGGTCAATATAAAGAGGCCGCCAAAGTTGCTGCAGATTCACCTGGCTCTATCTTGCGTAACCTTCAAACCATTCAAAAGTTCCAATCCATTCCACCAATTCCAGATCAACCATCTGCTCTCCTTCAATACTTTGGTATGTTATTAGAAAAGGGTAAACTCAATAAAGTTGAATCCCTCGAATTGGTTCGTCCAGTTTTAGCTCAAGGTAAAAAACCAATCCTTGAGAAATGGTTAACTGAAGACAAATTAGAATGTTCCGAACAATTGGGTGATGAAGTTCGTCCACATGATCGTAAATTAGCACTTTCAATCTATTATCGTGCAAATGCCTCTGATAAAGTGATCACTTTATTCGCTGAAACTGGTGAATTCGACAAAATCATCGCCTACTGTAagaaattcaattataaacCAGACTTTATGTTCTTACTTCAACGTATGGCAAATGCTAATCCAATGGGTGCCGCAGATTTCGCCGTTAAATTGGTTAAAGAAGAAGGTGGTCCATACATTGATGCCAATCAAGTCGTTGAACTTTTCTCTGCTCGTAATATGATTCAAGAAACTAGTAACTTCCTCTTTGCCATTCTCGATGGTGATCGTCCACAAGATGCAAACCTTCAAACCAAACTCTTGGAGATCAATCTCTTACATGCACCACAAAACGCCGATGCCATTATGGGTGGTCAAAAGTTTACACATTACAATCGTCTTAGAATCGGTGGTCTTTGCGAAAAAGCTGGTCTCTATCAACGTGCCCTCGAACATTACACTGATCTCGCCGATATTAAAAGAGTTTTATCTCATGCTGGTCATATGGTGAATCAAGAGTTTTTGGTTAGTTATTTTGGTTCCCTCAATCCAGAGGATCGTATGGAATGTATGCGTGATTTCCTTCGTACCAACCCACGTCAAAATCTTCAATTGGTTGTTGCAATCGCCGTTTCATACAGTGACCAAATCACTCCAGAAGCAATCATTGCCATGTTTGAATCTTTCCGTCTCTATGAGGGTCTTTATCTCTACTTAACTCAAGTCGTCGTAACCAGTACCTCACCAGAGGTTCATTTTAAATACATTGAAGCCGCCGctaaaatcaatcaattcaaaGAGGTCGAACGTATGTGTCGTGATTCAAACTACTATGATCCAGAAAAGACTCGTGACTTTTTAAAGGAAGCTAAATTACCAGATCAATTACCATTGATCATTGTTTGTGATCGTTACGAATTCATCTCTGATCTTACCAACTATCTCTACAAAAACAATCTCTCCAAATATATCGAAGCCTACGTTCAAAAGATTAATCCAGTCAATACACCATTGGTTGTAGGTGCACTTTTGGATTTAGATTGTCAAGAGGACTATTTACGTAATCTCATTATGAGTGTTAGAAATATGTGTCCAGCCGATTCTTTAGTTGAACAAGTTGAAAAGAGAAATCGTTTGAAACTTTTACTTCCATGGTTAGAGGCAAGAGTTGCCGAAGGTAACATTGAACCAGCCATTCACAACGCTTTGGCCAAGATTTACATTGATTCCAATAAGAATCCAGAAGCTTTCCTCTTACACAATCAATTCTATGATAGTAAAGTCGTTGGTAAATATTGTGAAAAACGTGATCCATACCTTTCATTCGTTGCCTACAAACGTGGTTTATGTGATTATGAATTGATTGAAGTCACCAATAAGAATACCCTCTTCAAGAATCAAGCACGTTATCTTGTTGAACGTCAAGATCCAGATCTTTGGGCTTACGTTTTATCCGATCAAAATGAATACAAGAGATCTCTCATTGATCAAGTCGTTCAAACCGCTCTCCCAGAATCAACCAATGCCACCGAAGTTTCTGCAACTGTCAAGGCTTTCATGGATGCAAACTTACCAaatgaattgattgaattacTTGAAAAGATTGTTCTCGAAGGTAAAGAATTCAAAACTGCCAAAGAACTccaaaatcttttaattctcaCTGCTATTCGTGCCGACAAGAGTCGTGTCACTGATTACATTAATCGTTTAGATAACTTTGATGGTTCAAAATTAGCACCAATCGCCATTGAATCTCAACTCTACGAAGAAGCCTTCTTTATGTACAAGAAATTCCAATTCAATGTTGAAGCTATCGATGTTTTAATCACTCATATTGGTTCAATTGAAAGAGCTCATGATTTCGCTGAACGTTGTAATCAAACCGAGGTTTACAGTAAATTGGGTGTTGCTCAATTGAAAGCAGAAATGGTCAAAGAATGTATTGAATCATTCATTAAAGCCAATGATACTGAACATTATCAAGAGGTTGTCGCTGCCGCTGAAAGAAAAGATGAATATGAAGATTTGGTTAAATTCCTTCAAATGTGTCGTAAGAAGATTAAAGAACCAGCCATTGAAAGTGAATTGATCTTTGCTTATGCTAAAGTTAACAAATTGGCCGAAATGGAAGATTTCATCAACTCACCAAACTCTGCTCACATTCAAGTCGTTGGTGATCGTTGTTTCGAAAATGGTCTCTATGAAGCTGCCAAAGTACTCTATACCAATATTTCCAACTTTTCACGTCTTACCAGTTGTCTCGTCAAATTAGGTCAATATCAAGCTGCCGTCGATGCTGCACGTAAAGCCAACTCCACCAAAACTTGGAAAGAAGTTAGTGCTGCTTGCATCGATGCCAAGGAATTCCGTTTGGCACAAGTTTGTGGTATCAATATCATTGTACATGGTGATGAACTTGAAGAATTAATTCGTCAATATGAAGATCGTGGTTATTtcaatgaattaatttcCCTCTTAGAGAGTGGTCTTGCCTCTGAACGTGCTCATGTTGGTATGTTCACCGAATTGGCTATTCTCTACTCTAAATACAAAGAGGAGAAATTAATGGAACACTTAAAACTTTTCTACAGTCGTCTCAATGTTCCAAAGGTTATCAAAGCTTGTCAAGCCAATCAACAATGGCCACAACTCACCTACTTATACATTCATTACGATGAACATGATAATGCCATTCAAACCATGATCAATCATTCCATTGAAGCTTGGGATCATGTTCTCTTTAAAGAAACCATTCCAAAGGTTGCCAAATTGGATCTCTACTATAGCGCCATCTCATTCTATTTAGAGGAACAACCATTACTCATCAATGATCTCTTATCGGTTTTATCACCACGTATCGATCATACTCGTGCCGTCACTTTAATTCGTTCATTAGGTCATCTCCCATTGGTTAAGCCATACTTGGTATCTGCTCAAGATCAAAATGTAGCCGCTCTCAATGAAGCTCTCAATGAATTATACGTCGAAGAAGAGGATTATGAATCCTTGAGATCCTCAATCGATGCCAACTCCAACTTTGGCACCATTGCTCTCGCTCAAAAACTTGAAAAACATGAACTCCTCGAATTCCGTAGAATCGCCGCCTATTTGTACAAAAAGAATAATCGTTGGGCTCAATCAGTTGAACTCtctaaaaaagataaactCTACAAAGATGCCATTCAATCTGCCTCAGACTCAAAGAATCCAGCCATTGGCGAAGAACTTTTACAATACTTTGTTgatcaacaaaataatagtgCCTTTGCTGCTTGTCTTTACACTTGTTACGACTTTTTGAAACCAGATGCTGTCATCGAATTGGCTTGGAGAAATAATATCCTCAATTACTCATTCCCATATCTCATTCAATACGTTAAAGAATATACAACCAAAGTTGATCAATTGGTCGATGATTTCAAAGCTCGTCAAAAGAAAactgaagaagaaaaagaacaacaaaatattGAATCCTCTCAATATCAACCAGATCTTACTAACCTCTCATATGGTTACGCAGCCACTGGTGGTATGTTAGCTCTTCCACCAGCTGTAggatatcaacaacaacaacaaccacaacaaatgTATAATCCAAATCAAATGATGGGTGGTTTCCAACAAAATTATAATCAATATGGtggtttttaa
- a CDS encoding cellulose-binding domain-containing protein — MKSIVLILLGLLLTIAFVAAQEEDRGRPPYQCPKNCGGGHTCHIKNNDCHCRKFGDINDIKLEYCRLNSWVDGACGKTYTQWDIKIVNCGDCDLHEIYIGYDYTLRLRDSSSIWNIARLPYGVLTLPSYQTSINAGASYTFGFIIEGTQKPNLDILYVRF; from the coding sequence atgaaatcaatagttttaatattacttGGTTTGTTGTTAACAATTGCTTTCGTTGCTGCTCAAGAAGAGGATAGAGGTAGACCACCATATCAATGTCCAAAGAATTGTGGTGGAGGCCATACCTgccatattaaaaataatgactGCCATTGTAGAAAATTTGGTGATAtcaatgatattaaattagAATATTGTAGATTAAATTCATGGGTTGATGGAGCATGCGGTAAAACTTATACCCAATGggatattaaaattgtaaattgtGGAGATTGTGATTTACATGAAATTTATATTGGTTATGATTACACATTAAGATTAAGAGATTCAAGTTCAATTTGGAATATCGCTCGTTTACCATATGGTGTCTTAACTCTTCCATCATATCAAACCTCAATTAATGCTGGTGCCTCTTATACATTTGGTTTCATTATTGAAGGTACTCAAAAACCAAATTTAGACATTTTATATGTCAGATTTTAa